Part of the Rhineura floridana isolate rRhiFlo1 chromosome 8, rRhiFlo1.hap2, whole genome shotgun sequence genome is shown below.
ATATTCTcctctttttaccaatcccctcatttttgtgaagtttcctcttttgaagtcaaatgtgaccgtgttggattttcttggcaattggccagttacatgtatgtttaatttaatagcactgtggtcactgctcccaatcggttcaacaacacttacatcttgcactaggtcccggtccccactgaggattaagtccagggttgccgtccctctggtcggttccatgaccaactggtctagggaatagtcatttagaatatctagaaactttgcagGTTTATAAGCAGATTTCAACCCGGATTAATAGAATTTCTTCTAGCATGTCAATGGTAAAGCAGGGTTTTGCTTCTTCACCATCACAGTCCCGCTAAACTGAGACTTTAGAAATATTTAGCTACATGCTGGAATTTCCAGTAGTTTTGCTTCAAGAGGAATTTTCTGCACTCAGCTTAATAAAGGATTTATGTCCTAAGGAACTAAACCCAACTTATCATCAGAAATTGTGGAAACAATCTGATGCAAGACTACATTATTGGCTTTGTCCCCAAAAGGTGTTGTTAAATACTTGCTATTGTAGTTGAAAAAGTatgcattaaaaatgtatttaatgcTGTAGACTTAGTGAGCAGTCTATGAAGAAAGGGCAATACATGTCTTGAAACCTTCTGATTCAAGTTCAGTAACAAAAAGACCATCCAGCAATGAAGACACtcagcacatttttaaaaggaaatgaacATGTGCTACTCCAGCCTCTTCCAGAAACTAAAAGGCACATCAGAAAGTTGCTTTACTCTGACCTTAGGGATGTTCTCTCTCTGCCTGACGATGTTGTTAAGACTCTTCGTGATATGAGTGTCCAGGCTCCTGGCCAAATTCCAGGGTTTGCATATCCAATGGTTATCTTCTCCTCTAGAGACGgtccaaggaaggaaggaaatagcAGATTGGGTCCATTTAATGTTTGAATCCAAGCATTTTCTCTAAGGTCAGGATGCCCTAGCCCAGGCTGTACAGCTTTGACTCATCAAGGAAAATGCTTACttaagctaagttcaaggtgttggttttagtgtacaaagccctatatagcttggaaccaggataacGGAAAGattttcttaccccttatatacctagtccgtcactgcgttctgcagatgagggcctcctacagataccatctgatcCGGGCATTCATTCTGCACAACCTAGGAACCAGGCcttgttgtggcacctactctttggaattcattcctcttaaatattagacaggcaccagctCTGCTatcttttggcacctactgaagaccttcctctttcaaccagctttttaagtagagaccttatcccagtctgcatctgtgttggaattgtttaagaggttttctttaaaatattttaaagagattttaaaaaaagatttctttaaaagatttttttaatgtttcataggtgtttttagtgtttcattGGCTGTTTGCtaccataataaaataataagaagaataagaagaataagaataagaagttgtcgtcgtcgtcatcatcaagCCCCTCTTTTCTTCTTTGATCAAGAGATGCAAGGTTCCCAACAAAATTACAAATGGATCAAAGCTGGCCAATGGACGACCACAAAAACAGAAGTTTATCAATCCCTGTGGGAGGCTTCAAAGTCATAGCTTGTAGGGTGTGTGGACCACATATTAGGCAGCCCTTTTTTACACCCAAGGATTACaccatatttatttaaattgagACTATCAACCATTTTATCTCTCCACATGTTTAGGTGAACTggactatataaataaataaatggtgcaaTTTGCCTTGTTATCATGGCGTTctttaattgtattatttatatttttgtcttttaatatttgtttaaagctttttattgtatgtcaCCCAGATAACCATGTCGTGGGGAAATTAATAAACATTAACTATATACAGAAACAAAACTGATCAGATCAATTGTAAGTTTTTAGACACCTGCCTTTTCACCAGTTAACTGAATTTCAATATATCTACATATTGCCAAAACCTTAAGGTAGGTAGTGGTGTTTTTTGAGATACTGAAGTGTGAAAAcagaaatgcaaaaataaaagctATCATTAATTGTTAGGAGGAAAAGGCCACACTTCTATAATGAAGAATGAAGAAAAAGTACAAATCTCCCCCCCAGCTTAAACAACTAAAATTGTTCTCACTAATTACAATTGACTCTCTCAACTAACAAACTAATAAAGATTTAGTTCACTGCTGGGATCACTTTTTTCCtaccaggggccacattcctttgggGGTAATTGTCAGCAGCTGCATGCCAATAATGGATAAGGCCAGAGCAAATAAATGGGTAGCATTTGTTTCACCCCATCTttctccccaccctcaccccaatAGTCTTATAATGATGTGGAAGAAACGATTCCCTCAGGGGTGGTCCAGAGAACAAGACCACAGAGAGTCCAGAAGGCTACATGAAATTAGGCCAGAGGGCACACTCCTTAAATTGATAATCTATCAAACACAGATTAAAAAAGTATACAGCCTTGCTTTCATGCCAGATCCTTGCAATTAGAAGTCACTTCCCTCTACTACATAGTATGTCCATCTATCCTTAAAGTCCACACATACTTTCCATCCACTTGCATATCTAGCAGAAAACTTCTTGTCAAGTTTAAAGCTGTAAGTATACCCTCCCCATCTCATCTTTATGACTCTATATCCAAATGCAACCCATTGAGCCATCCTTAACTGCACATTAAGATCTCCTGGTCCTGTCCTGCACGCACGCACACTGCCAGAGACAGAATTGCAGTGACTGCAAACACTGAGAAACTAGAAGCCAAGGAATTTGCTCCAGGCAAATTTCAACATCCCCAACCTGACAATAGTTGAATTAAACAACCACATTTAAATGGAAGTAGAAAAATGCTTCCCAGAAGTTCAAATCTGGAATACTGGAAAATGGCGATGTTGGAAAGTGATGTTTTCCTTTGGTTTCTGACTGGCAATTCACACTTTCTGTTTTGAGAGAAACATTTGACAGATGACAATAGTTGAGCTCATCAAAGTTACCAGCTTATTTTGCTCAGTATAAAATTTCCAGGATAACTTTAGACTGGACACAATAACCTAGCATAAATGCAAATTGTTATTTCTGTGCCAGCAGGGTACTCACCTCCTCTCACGCTGCTGAAAGTAACTAATGAACTGTGGGAATTCTGTATGAAGGTTAAAAGTACGAGGCAGCCATTTCGGCCCCTCCGAGCCTCCAATCCGCCTTGAGATGGATGCCAGACAATCCTTCACTGTCAAGAGATTCTCACATGGAAATTGATTCAGCATCACATGAGGCCTTTCTTCACTTAGTTTCCTAAAAGAGAAGGAAGGCATTTAAAAACAGAGAGCTCCACAATCAAATATATGCATATCAAACAGGTAAGAAAAATTGTTACTTGCAGGGAAATAGCTGTGTAACCTGTAATCTTTGAAGTGAGAGAAGTTGTACAGAATATCAGCTTCTTGCTCAGAGTCCGTAAATTCAAAACGGGGGTGAGTCAGATTCCGAAGTACCTGTTGGAGATCTGTgtaaactctgacagaaaagtgtgggggggggggaggagagagaacagATATAAAGGTCTCAGAAGGAAAGCATACTGAGACTCTAATAAACAGCACGGACACAGTTCCTGAATAAATATTCAGATTAGCTGAATAAAGAAATGGATCCCTGAAAAATGTAGTTCTAAGATGGTGACTGCTACCcacagttttttaaataaaacatatttaacattttaaaaagcttgctgCCCAATTGGTACCTTTTAATTGATCAGAAGATTTTAAATATATCAATCCAACCATCtggaagctacagcccttctgagTAAAACTAATTTCCTAGGCTACGCTCTGTTTTTTGTTATGTTCCATTTAATTATTTGACTTCTTCTGTTCTGATGGATTTCTAAGTAGTCTGCAGGTTGGCACTCTATCTGCTACCTGACAGCTGCGGCCATGTGAGCGAATTTGAGGCTGAGTAACAGCCACCTCAAATAAGTGCATGAACTTGTCCCAGCAGGTATATTTGGAGTCCATTGCGGCTGTGGCCTTTTCTTTTTTCATGCAGAGGGAGGAGATTCATGCATGGGCTGTCCTCACCCACTCACTCCACTGGACAGTAAGAAGTAAATGAGAAGAGGTTGTTTCAGTGGGCCAGGCAAACTCTCTTCAATTCACTTCCTGTCCAACTCTGTATCAGGTTGCTTTCTTCAGGGCTCCAAGGCAATCTTGGACAGTGGATTTTTTTCTCTGGGCATGTTACAACTGTGCACTAGGCCAGTGTCCACCAACTGTACTGCATTTCTGCAAACAGCAAGCATCCATACCTATGTACTCAAAATGACTTGCTCTCTCATCACTGCTGATTTTAAGTAACTAGAAAGCAAAGCATCAGCAACCCTCCTGCAGAATAAGCACACCAAACTTTGCAGGTTGAGTAATATTTTCCTGTCTCTGCAATGACTCATCTTCTTCCTTCCTCTCCTCAAGCAGCATTCACTGCAAGAGCTGAAATGGTTCTCCTGCTAGTGCTTCCTAATAACAGCCTCTTGTTAAAATATATCAGCTTCTGATTATTGTTCTCCTGTGTGTTAACATGTGTTCATGTTAATAACCTTTAACCTCTACTATTTTATACACAGTCATCCACTACAAGTATTTGAATGCAAAATTACTTCTGTCTTTTCCGTATCTTGTTGTATTTCAATTATATAGCTGAGTAATTAGAATCCAGACTTCATGGCACAGAATACAATAATTAGAGTTCGATTATTGCTTGGATGGCTGGATCTTTAACTGCTGGGGAAACCCCCCCCCAACAGACATCACGTGTTCATTGTAAAACAAGCCATGTAAAATACATACTTGAAGACTTTATTCTTGTTGTAAACAGGAAGGTTTATTGAAATAGGGAGTTTCTCCTTGTTTTCACTTAAGATGGCCTAAACAAAAAACAAGTGTTATAAAGTTTATAACACCAGTGTTACAAAGATAAACACATTTATACTATAGAACACACCATAGTTAGCAAGCCTAGTGAGAACAACCTGCAGACTGATCTCACATATGTGAGTTCGCTCAGAAGCTAAGTCCTGCTGAAAAGAGCTTGTGCCATGAGATTGCAGCTTTAGAAATGCAGGTTCCAAGCAAAGCACAGAAAACTGATAAAAGATCAATTTTGATGTAGTACTTTAGTAAAATTCCTTGTTCAGCTATTTCTGATCTCTCTCAATctatccccttccaactctatcaaaATGTATAAAAGCCAGAACTAGATACATTTTGGTTGGATTATCCAGCAGTTTGTGAAGCAGTTGGTATTTTGTGAAACCCTTCAGACATTACTAGAGAAGTTGTTTTCATTATTAATTTTGAAAACTGTTTCAGAACTCTGAGGATGAGTTAGGCAATTTTTATTTGATACATATAACCAACAAAATCACAGAAAGATGAGAGGCCAGAAATGGGCAATGAATTTCTTGGAACAAACTGCTTTCAAGATTCATATTCACTAATAAACgaaaaaacccttgaggtttatgctgtacaccgccctaggagcttattgctatagggcggtctaaaaatgtaataaaataaataaaataaataaaagaacgatatttgtatcaaattttaaaaagcagggaaattgggcagctatagtgaatgcaccaggggagcagaagatctgacttcctctctgagatattgtactgccctacaaatttgtaaaaatgcaaacacaatttggggtggtctttcacagtccaatccgtagatcatttgcatgcttattgagcaaggagatttactcccctgcaatcatgcttaggatagatgaaactgaccatggtgacgagagggggaggaggaagggcaatggggaggaggggggatgggagcagggaggaaggcaggtttgatcatttgcatgctttttgagttcagtggaattttctcccatgcaatcatacttaggataggtgaaactgactacccccttctcctccccctcccttaaaGGGGAGGGActagtgggcagggaaggaggaagaagaaagaggggtaggtgaagaaaaagggaggagaagggaagaggagaggagaagggaaaagagagaggggaaaggaaggtctggtcacttgcatgcttattgagttcaatgggagttactccccctacaatcatgcttagaataggtgaaactgattatgagggaggagaaggggaggggggaaagaggggggagaggattggagagggagggggagtggggaagggaggagaaggagaggttgcatgcttattaagtttgatgggatttactcctgtgcaatcatgcttcggataggtgaaactgacttgggggaggaagggtagaggtatggatgaagggggaggggagaggaaggatgagggggaggagattggatgggtgggcactgggcagagggaaagcccctttcctttccaaaagggaaacaatgtggacagtatcattattttccggggttccccccacctttttgttctagaGCAGACACAGGTAGCCTCCcacgcaaatttaaaccaaagctatctctggccacatccacaccagatctttattccacttgaagctgtcatggcttctgccaaagaatcccgggaagcatagtttgcaaagggtgctgagagttgttaagagactccctattcccctcccagagctacaatccccagaagagaggctgactgttaaaccactctggccactggagctttcgTCAGGGGAATAGATGATAATTCTGTAGTTTTAAAGGGTGAGTTTATATAAGGAGTATAAAGATTTTGTATTCAGACTAGTATTACATTTCCAGtatttaaataatatatattttttatctttGCAGGAGTTGCACTATGAATTGTATTGTTACACTTATGCTGAATGGTATAGTTGTTTTGTACACttattgaccactgaagaagactttgtcAAAAAGCATTTGGTCATAcgttttgatattgtattttataagtTGGGTATATTTATTCTTGCTCAGTCAGCTATGATAGTtgtgtatctgtttttaattttggaattttttttatgAAGCATCCACATCCTTATCAGAGGCAGTTGTGAATTAATTTTTTGGTTCCCAATTCCTTGTTCTTCTAAAGTTCATACTTTTTGTGGGACATACTTTTTGGTTTGTTGACCCAGGGATACCAGGATAgggcatctgtggccctccagacattgctgaattacaacctctgtcatccTCAActcttgaccatgctggctggggctgacgggagttgggagtccaacaacatctggaggggcagagGTTCCTGATCCCTACCCTAGAGAGTAAGAAAATCAGGACTTTGTGATTTAAGTGCTGAGTGCTAAATAGCAACtgaacaaaaaaacaacattataaCTCTTCCGGGACTGGACAAAGCAGGGAAATCACACATTTGAATGCCCTTCCATGTACACATCTCCCAgcatatagaaaactagcacaatGAAGAACAAATGCTAAACCAGAATTTTTCTCAAGCATATGCTAGTTTCCTATGAGCACTGAGGATGTTGTTTTTCTAACCCCATGTGTAAACACACAAATGCAATCCTGCACTAATGTTCTGAAGCATACCACCCCAGAAAGATTCTTCCATGCATGTTTGCTGAACCTACAGAATTGCCCTTGTACCTTGTGCAGACACAATGCTAACAATATCTTAACTGGTGTGGGGAGACAGTGTGTGCTGCAGactccttctctcctcccttccccagttAGTATAGTGCAACAACATCACCAGAGCTAACCAGGATTTACACTAGCAAATACCTGAGTAGCACCAGTGTATATGTAATGCTGGGCCATATCAATATGTGAAGACCAAAGGAACTTGAAAGACTCCATCTTTCAACCATGGGCAAGAGACCCCTTCTACAGTTACATCAGAGCTGGGCCTTAGCCTCCTAGATTTTGATTTTTGAAATTCTGGTGGGTAGTAATGGAATCTATGTACATAACAAAGATGAGTGTGGAAATATATTGGTAACAAATACAGAAATTCTACATAATAAATCTCTTGATTCCTTACATTTACTGCCTTTTGTAGAATTGGTTTGTGTGAATGAAGAAGTCCTGACATGCCAGCTACGTATTTCTGTTTGTGGTtgttcaaaacaaacaaaaaaatcaaatttTGTGTGTAATAAATCAATCTGGTGAAATATAAGAAGTGTACCTGGTAGTGATCATCTGATGGCTCAGGGGTAAAATAATTAATGTCTAGAACCTCACTGGGTAGCCATGGCAACAGCCGACACTTCCTGATTAAATGATCGGTTTCTCCATAGGCAAAGTCACGGGTCACTTCCTCTATCAGAAAATAAAAAGTATGCATAGGTATTTCTGTACACTGGTCACCAACCCACTGCCATCTGTATGAATTGGCAACAGATATGCATTCACAAAAGTTATTAAATGTTATggagaattttaaaatgttttttaaaaagtcacaacaCAGCTCACACTAACCTTCTATCCTCTAAAACAGGCATGGGGCCAAAATAGGCACAACAAGGGTCTTATGGCAGTTGATATTTTCTCCAAACTATGGCTacctgctgaaaagcagggctTGCTCTCAGTGCTGATAGCAAACCCTGCTGGCATTgactgcactagctggagctccCAAGTGCAGCTGATCTCTCCCAAAAATGGGACTTGCAAATCCGTTTTTGGCAGAGATCTTCCTTTGCAGCTCAGCTTGAGTTCCTCTAAAGTTGAGTCATCTGACTTCATGCAgccccgcccacctgtcaaagtggcctgtgGTGAAGCTCAGGATTCAGCACATCAAATGGATCCTGTTCACCAcctctgctctgggaaaaaacAAAAAGGGTACTGGTCTTGCTAGGAAGCAGATATAGTCTTACAGTCAAGCAGACTATTGGCTTGACCCAGAGGACATATCTAATGCACAGATACACTTACCGCCAGTATCAAGGTCTCTTAAGGGCCAGAGAACAGTATAAGCAATTTGTTGTGGCATGTAAAATAAGGGAGCTGTTGCAAAAGTGGGCTCATCAGAATGCTGGATTCGGGATCCAAATTCATCCATAATGTACCATACAGGGATCTTCTCCTCTGCAGTCTGTACAAGAAGAAGGTACTCAGTCATGTGTCATAAAAAGGGTAGAATGGTGGTAACATCTGAGTCCAGAAGATGCTTTTGAGGGATTAGTGTTTCACTCCTTGACATTTATGCTATAGGCTCCCCCAAGGTtctattttgtcccccatgttattcaacctCAACATAAGAAGGCTGAGTGAGGTCATCCAGAGGTTTGGGATGGGGTGTCATCAATAGGAAGATGATACCCAACTATCTCTCCTTTTCATCAGATTCAGGTGAAGTAGTGGAAGTGCTGAATCTGTGCCTATGATgtcaagtaataataataataataaaattttatttctaagtcgcctatctggccgaattaacggccactctaggcgacgtacagaaaattaaaatataacatataaatacaaatacaacatcaaactctacttaatctaaacccacccacatctttacagaataaaactagattacccaaaagtcctgtaggcccgcctaaacagccaggttttcaattctcggcggaaacctaccagggaggaggcatggcgaaggtcacgtggcagagaattccagagggtgggggccacaattgaaaatgccctctctctggtccgcaccagcctagctgttttaactggcgggacctagagaaggtcttgtgaggctgatctcgtcaggcggcaaatttgatgatgctggagacgctcctttagataaactggaccgaaaccatgtagggctttaaaggttaacaccaacaccttgaattgggcccggtaaacaactggtaaccagtgcagatcttctagcactggagtgatatgatcacggcggcggctgttcttaataaaccgtgccgccgcattctgtaccagctgtagtttccggaccatcctcaagggtaacccaacgtagagcgcattacagtagtctaagcgagaggagaccagggcatgtaccacccgtgggagcagatggacaggaaggtagggacgcagcctctgtattagatgtaactgataccaagctgcccagctcactgccaaaacctgagcctccatggacagctgggagtcaagaatgaccccgagactgcgaacctggtcctttaggggcaatcttaccccatttaacaccaggtcaatatcacccaacctcctcttgtctcccacaagcagtacctcggtcttgtcggggttcattttcagcctattacctcccatccattcacttacggactccaggcacttggaaatggtatccacagccaactctggtgaggacttaaatgagaaatagagctgagtgtcatccacatattggtgacactgcaacccaaatctcctgatgatggcccccagcggttttacatagatgttaaatagcatgggagagaggatagaaccctgtggcacaccacaattgagaggccaagagtctgaaacctcatctcccagtgccacccgttggtgcctgtctgataggaacggaaccaccgtaaaacagtgccccctattcccattccctccaggcgatccaagaggataccatggtcaacggtatcgaaagccgctgagagatccaggaggacgaggaatgaatgttctcccctatccaacgccctcctcaaatcatccaccagagcgaccaaggctgtttcagttccatgtccagtcctgaagcccgattggaatggatctaaataatctgcttcatccaagtgtgactgtagctgtgtggccaccactcgctcgatcaccttgcccaaaaatggtagattagagactgggcgaaagttgttcaactcttggggatccaaggaggactttttcagaatgggcttgattactgcctccttaagggctaatggcagtgcaccctcttccaaggaagcattcaccactgcctcaatcccttcgctcagtctctctttgcagcccacaatgagccacgtagggcaagggtcaaacagacaggtggtcggcctcacagtagagagcaccttgtccacttcctcagagggaagaggctgaaaccgatcccaccggaccgggatgcaactggccgactctggcccacttcctgtgtccacggcgtacggaatcgtgttCTTCAGTATATTATTTTGCAGTCTAAAAATGCTTTCAAAAGATGACTCATCAAAATATCTTAAGCTAGACCCCAATACCAATTAAAGCATTCCTATTATGCTCATACCCCACTTGACAGCTGATAGGTCTGGTTGTATTTCCACATTTCCTCCAACACCTGATCAACAGCACCCTCTTCTGGCACTTCTCCATGGAAATATATTCCCATCAAGTTGGCCATTCTGTGAAGCAGACCAGGGACCTGCAGCAGCTGCTGGCGGGCGTGTTCAACACGGTATGTCCAGGCATGGTCAATAACAAAAATGCTTTGAAGACAACGTATGCCATGTTAAGAACAGAATGCAGCAGACAGATTACATATTAAGATATTTTATAGGTCACCACTGTGCTTTCATTAACAAGGCATTTTATGATTCTGCCCTAATAGCAGCCCAAATGCAAATTTCTATCATCTCCCttgtcaaaatacaaatacaaaccaGCATTGGCTCTACTTTAGACGCCTTTGTTCCCCATATTCAGCCACTCACCAAGTCATGCCACTTGTCCCTCTACAACACTGCAAGAATACCACCCTTTTTATTAGTTCCCTTGCAGTAAACTCCAGTTCACCCCATGGTCATCTCTCACTGCAACTACTGCCATCTTCTCCCCTCTCTAATTCCACCATCTCACCTTTGATGTCGCCAGCACTCTGCTGCCAAAACTGTTCGCTTCTCTTGCTGCTTTAACCATGCAACAACTACCCTTAAGTCCCTGTTTCCTGTCTGCTACTGGATCCTGACAAGCTTCTTGTACTTACCTTCAAAATCCACCTTGCTCCTCACTTATATCCTAATATATCCTTGCCAGCACCCTTCACTCTCTCAAAAAACTTTCCTTTTTCCCTTGCTGCCCTATATACTTGGAACTGCCTTGTGGAATACTTGCATTATGCCACCACTCTTTCTTCTAGCA
Proteins encoded:
- the TTLL12 gene encoding tubulin--tyrosine ligase-like protein 12, translated to MEGDCLDDYKAFVALHGPALTASGIPPRYWQSLWHKLENEVFDAGEYFGIMQVEEVEEEEGGDEEMEEELKKKSNPGNERCYKVIVTNEMGLQATRSSSIFVIDHAWTYRVEHARQQLLQVPGLLHRMANLMGIYFHGEVPEEGAVDQVLEEMWKYNQTYQLSSGTAEEKIPVWYIMDEFGSRIQHSDEPTFATAPLFYMPQQIAYTVLWPLRDLDTGEEVTRDFAYGETDHLIRKCRLLPWLPSEVLDINYFTPEPSDDHYQAILSENKEKLPISINLPVYNKNKVFKVYTDLQQVLRNLTHPRFEFTDSEQEADILYNFSHFKDYRKLSEERPHVMLNQFPCENLLTVKDCLASISRRIGGSEGPKWLPRTFNLHTEFPQFISYFQQRERRGEDNHWICKPWNLARSLDTHITKSLNNIVRQRENIPKVVSKYIENPVLFHLEDVGLVKFDIRYIVLLRSVKPLKLYVYDVFWLRFSNRPFSLDDLDDYEKHFTVMNYAPGVSLKQIHYNEFIPLFEKQYPEYSWKLVEEDIFKAFVELFQAACAKPAPFGICDYPSSRAIYAIDLMLKWNTSSDGKRFMQPQILEVNFNPDCERACRYHPTFFNDVFSTLFLDEPNDCHVTSVV